The Thermococcus henrietii genome segment ACTCTCTCGTCCTCAAGGACTACCCTTCCATTAATCCTCGCTATGGCGCTTTCAGTATTGAAGCCGACCTCTCTGAGGACGTCAGCTATCGTCATGCCTTTCCTCCATTCGATTTCCCTCTCTATTCCCCTTCCGAGGACCCTCACCCTAATCATCACAACCACCGATGGACGTATCCTCTCCAGTCTTATAAACTCCACTGGCCAATGATGAGCGGTCGGCCCGGCACCGAGAGGTGCGGAGGGCCACCACTTCTGAGGCCAGCAAGCTTTGCTTGCGCAAAGCTTGACCAAAAGGGGTAAACCCCCCCAGAACTGGCAACGGAAGAGTTACATGCCTTTTACATAATCCGTCAGTGAGAGGTTCACATTCATACGGGCTTGGAGGTGTTTAAACTCGAAACGCGCCCGGAGGGCGCTAATGAAGGAAACACGTTCAAGAATGGCAAATTTAAGAGCAAACCCACCCGAAAATGAACCCTTTAAAAAAGCATGCTTCACTTTGATGAAACTTTGCCCACAGCCTTTAAGAAAGGCTGGCGAAATAAGCGCCCTTTTTACCAAAGAGCAAGAGGTCAGTCGTGCACTAACAAAAGAGCAACCAGCGGGGGTTTAACACTACACCAAAACTCCTTGAGATAGTTTCAACTTATTTTTGGCGTCCTCCGGACGCCGTTTGTAGAGTGAAACCCTTTTGAAAGAGCAAGTCAAAAAGAAACTCCTTTACAACTGCCGAATTTCAAAAGGGGCACCTTATCTTCCGCCAGCGCTTTCGTCAGAAAGGGCTGTAATGGTGGGCCCGGGGGGCTTTGAACCCCCGACCACGCGGTTATGAGCCGCGCGCTCTGACCAGGCTGAGCTACGGGCCCACTGATGGCGCCGCCGCCCGGATTCGAACCGGGGACCGCCGGATTAACAGTCCGGCGCTCTACCAACTAAGCTACGGCGGCTCGACCCAATGTAGGGGATACAAGGGACGTTTATAAATTTTGCGGTTGGAGCGGGGAAAAGGTTTTTAACTCCTGGCGGAATCCCTAAAGCGAGCCTGCCCCGGTAGCCTAGCCTGGCGGGGCGGCGGACTTGTAATCCGCCGGTCGCGGGTTCAAATCCCGCCCGGGGCTTCATTCACTTCTCGAGCAGAGCCTCAACGAGTGCAACAATCTGCCTGTGGACACCATCAACGTCCTCCAGTGCGTTGACGATTTTAATCTCAGGAAAGCGCTCCGCGAGCTTTAGGTAGTTTTCGCGAACCTTCTTCTGAAGCTCCACTATCTTGTCGAACTCGGTCTTTATGCTCCTCCTGCTTATGCGCTTCATGCTCTCCTTGACGGGAAGGTCGAGGAGCAGAACGAGGTCGGGCCTTATTGCAAAGCGGTTGAGGTCTATCAGCCACTCAAGGTCGAGTCCCCTCGCCCATTGGTATGCAAGGGAGGAGTAGAAGTATCGGTCCGAAATCACAACCTTTCCGGATTCGAGCGCGGGTTTTATGAGCTTGTCAACGTGTTCGGCCCTGTCCGCCGCGAAGAGTAAAGCCTCGGCCTCGTGGCTTATTTTAGCCCCGTCAATGATTCCCTCCCTTCCACCCGTCAAAACGAGCTTCCTGATGAGCTTGCCGAAGGGAGTGTCCGTCGGTTCCTTGGTGAGAACGACCTCGTAACCCTTTTCTTCAAACCACAGCTTGAGCAGCTTTGCCTGGGTTGACTTTCCAGCGCCGTCTATGCCCTCAAGCACAATGAATATCCCCAAGCCCGTCACCCCCAAAATGGAAGAACGTGTAAACCCCTCGGTGAGGGGCTTATAAAACTGCCGTTAGAGCCTTTTGAGGTAGTCGAAGAGGGACCACATACTCATGAATTCCTTCCGCTCGCCGTCCTTGTAGAACTCAACGACGCCATCGGGTCTAAAGCGCATTCCAAAGTCGTAGTCGCCTTTGCTCAGCTTGTGGAGGAAGACCTCCTTGGGCTTCGGTGGCAGGTAGCTGGTCATCATGTCGTTCATGAGCTCGACCTCGAAGCCAAAGTGCTCGTTCATCCTTGGGAAGAAGAGCACCGCAGGGGTGTTCATTGCATCAACGAGGGCTTTTCCCTCAAGCTTGAAGTTGTAGTGCTTGAAGACGTCGTGCATGAAGTCGTCAAGGGCGTTGGGGTAGTAGACCGTCGCACCGATATCGTTGGGCTGGGCCTCGATGAAGCTCCTGCTCTCGAGGATGGCGTTTATCTCGTCGACGTCGATTCCACTGACGTAGACGCGGACGCCCCCGTAGTAGTAGACGTACGCAAGGGGGAGGCCCTTCTTATGGGCGAAGTCCTTGAGTGCTATGAGCGGAATCAGGCGGACGTCCATTATTGTTGAACCGGTGCTGACTATGCCAACAACCATCGCCCTCTTTCCATAGCGTGAGATGGCCCTTCCGTCCCTGCCCACTATTATCGTACCATGGGAAACGGTTCCTATGGCCCTTCCAAGGAGGGCAAGCTCCTCGGGATTAAACCTCTGCGAATAATACACTTCCACTTCCACCACCTCAATCTGGGAGTATTATACTCTCCCGACCAATCCTTGACTCGACCCAAATCTTCACGTTCGAGCCTATCTTGCTGAAGTCCTCGATGAGCGTGTTGTCGCCGATGACGCTACCGGGCTGTATGACGACGCCCTTGCCTATGTGAACGTTTTCTCCTATTATGGCCTCCTTTATCTCGGCACCGTCCTCGATGGTCACGCCTGAAAAGATTACCGAGCGTTCAATTTTAACGTTTCTGCCTATCTCAACGTCATCACCAATGACCGCGAAGCCCCTGATTTCCGGCTTCCGCAGAACGCAACGCCTGCCAGTGTAGAGCGCCCCACCGTACTCAAGGTTGCCC includes the following:
- a CDS encoding MoaD/ThiS family protein, with amino-acid sequence MIRVRVLGRGIEREIEWRKGMTIADVLREVGFNTESAIARINGRVVLEDERVEDGTEVEVIPVVSGG
- the tmk gene encoding dTMP kinase, which produces MGIFIVLEGIDGAGKSTQAKLLKLWFEEKGYEVVLTKEPTDTPFGKLIRKLVLTGGREGIIDGAKISHEAEALLFAADRAEHVDKLIKPALESGKVVISDRYFYSSLAYQWARGLDLEWLIDLNRFAIRPDLVLLLDLPVKESMKRISRRSIKTEFDKIVELQKKVRENYLKLAERFPEIKIVNALEDVDGVHRQIVALVEALLEK
- a CDS encoding phosphohexomutase domain-containing protein, which translates into the protein MEVYYSQRFNPEELALLGRAIGTVSHGTIIVGRDGRAISRYGKRAMVVGIVSTGSTIMDVRLIPLIALKDFAHKKGLPLAYVYYYGGVRVYVSGIDVDEINAILESRSFIEAQPNDIGATVYYPNALDDFMHDVFKHYNFKLEGKALVDAMNTPAVLFFPRMNEHFGFEVELMNDMMTSYLPPKPKEVFLHKLSKGDYDFGMRFRPDGVVEFYKDGERKEFMSMWSLFDYLKRL